The genomic DNA AGCTCCATTGTACAAATTCACAGCATAACTAGTTTATAATTCAATACTTCCCATTATCAGAAATGCTTAATTCTTGAATTTCTATTTTAATCAAAGATATCTTGACAACttccagaaaaaaataaataagaaaggaCTCCTAGTGTTTCTGTAACGTCACTGAATATAGAGCTTATTTATTATCCCTGGATTAAAGTCCACTTATTTGCGTCATACTTGGCTGACTCATTCAATTATACCAGCTTCAAAGATATATGGTTGTCTCACAGGGCTTGGTTCATGTATGCTGTGGCTTTTAGACCTAGTTAATACGTACTCAGATATAATATAGAGAAATGAACTTTAACAGTATCCTCTTTTGTTCACAGGGTGCACTTGTTGCAAATTATCCGTGGGATGGCACTTGGGATAAAAGGTGATGATTTTACATTCATGATCAGTTGTCCAGTGAATATGCTTTGTAACTTGAAATTGCTCTCTGCTTTTATGTTTTCCTGTTCTATCCTTCCAGTTCGTTGTTGCACTTTTATCTGTATAGGATCAATCTTATCATTTTATGTAATGTTAGCCTACCAACTGTAGAAGTTACTTTGTCAATCCCATCCAGCTTATTTTCAAGTTAATTGCATAAATATCTTTTGATTTTCCATTGAAGAGTTATCTATTTGTAACTTAGATATTTCTTCATCTTATTTCGGAGTGTTCCATTTTCTCATAGCTGTAATTTGGGTTCAAtctatatttattgttgtttttatttttggttttgttgcTATTACCTGATTTTCCATAAGATTGCAAAGGGGTTTTCACTACTCATTTCTGCAGTGCTGAGTGATTTTGGCTCAGTCAAAGTCTTTTCTAGTGTCATACATGTCATGGTGACCTAAATACTGGGTGTTGGAGCATTGCTATCATTTTGTATAAATTACTGTTCACATCTCTTTGCTTTCAGAACTACTTAAAAAGATGTCCAACAAAATTAAGTTTTAACGGTAATCTCAGGATACATTCTCTTTATGCATCACTGTAGATTTTTGTCAATTTAGCCTTTCCTTTTGCACTTAGTTTTTCTGATTATGTGGATCAATTTCAGGACAACTTACTTTGGATGTCCTGACGATGAAACATTCCAGTTCATGGCAAGTACATATAGTCGCTCTCACTATAACATGTCTTTGAGCAAGGAATTTAAAGGAGGAATTACAAATGGAGCAGCTTGGTATGGCAGCATAAAAGTAATgctgattaattttttaattaaagaagtaCATTGGCATGCTGATTGTTCAAGACATTTTTGTCTTCTGCATCTGTAGTCATCTGAGTGATCAACTTGTCAGAAGTATTGGTCTTCTCTGTCCTATACTATATTTTTAGCTGTTGTTTCATAAGATTTTTTCTGCAGGTACCCTATATATGGTGGCATGCAAGACTGGAACTATATACATAGTGGTTGTTTTGAATTGACCTTGGAGATAAGTGATAATAAATGGCCGTCTGCTAATGAGGTTAGATATCAGTTTATGTCTCTTCACCTCTGTTCTTTGTACTATTCTTGTTATACTAAAACTTGCATGTTACTGTGATGTTGCTTTTTTAACTCCTggaaattctttttctttttggggagGAGGAATTGGAGTGGTCTATGATCAAACCTTCTAgtcttgttattattattttttaagtaaaagaaGTTAattaaaagcgcaaggggcgcaaccccagcacacatgaagtatataagagaaaatacCTAGCAAATCAAGACCAAGAAAAGAGAATACAAAAATCTACAAAGTTGGTAACATTGAGAAGGGTGTTAGCCAAGATCCATTCAAAGAGGGATTTAAGAAAACAAAGCCTTTGATCCGGGCTCGTCTTCTTGCAATCATTAAAGCTTCTAGCGtttctctctccaaatgcaccacattaaaAAGGAAGGGATTACAttctaaaaaatattgatatcaTTCCGACTGACTTTTCCTTTCCAACATGCCAGAAAATCCACCCTTTTAGGCATAACCCACTCAACTCCAAACATCTGAGAAACTGTATTCCACATATCTTTCGTGACATTACAATGAAGGAGATGATTTGGGTTTCCCCACTCTTTTTtatacatacaacaccaatttATGACTATGATGTGACGCTTGTGGATATTATCCAAAGTGAGGATTTTCCCTAGGGATGCTGGCCAAATGAAAAGGACCAACGTCAAAGGAGCCGTAGTCCTCCAAATGCTTTTCCAAGGGAAGGATAGAATGTTACTTTGAAAGTATTAACCTAATTAATGAAGGTCCCTTTCAATTACTACATAATTTACTTATGAGGAATagcaccaattttttttttgataagtaggaATAGCACCAATTTTTTACCCTTAGGTTTTAAATTGTAGGTGCAATATGTGATGATCTGTCAGTGACTTATGTTTTACTTGGTATTGTCATACTTTTATCTAGATTCCTGTAGTATTGAAATCAGTTTTCTGCCAACTTAGATTATATATTTTGCTGTTACAATTGATAGAGATTAATAAACAATCTTAAAATTTGATTGGTTATAGCTCTACATGATATTTAATAAGTGATTGATGATGTCTATTATCTCTGACCAAATAAACTATTGAACAAAAACAGGAAGGGAGGTGGGGTGGTGTGGGGTGGTGATGATGTAGCAGGGAAAATTGTCTTAGCTCACTCTTGAAGGGTTAGAGGCTTGCTCAAATCCAATGATGAGCAGAGAATCCTCTTGAGACTCCCCAAATTTTCCGTATTTGAGTAGTCATGAGGAGCCCACCAATCCTTTTGAGCATTTATTATAACAGATGCTGAAGAAGAGGCTTCCATAATGTCTTTGGTCATAACATTCTCTTGGAAAATCAAGTTGAAACTTGACATGAAAACAATCATTATATCTAACTTTATGTAACTTCTGAGCATGATAACTCCATTGTTAaactatattttaaaattgaggAGCACAATGCCCTGCTCAAATTGCATTTTGTGATAATCTGTAATCTATTGCATGCCTTATGTcgattttttttgaaggaacTGTTGCTGATGTTGTTCAAATTATGTGATGATGATTTGTTAATGTTATCAGAAATTTAGAATATATGTAACATCTTATTAGTTATCCAAAAAAACAGACAAAGCTTAGTATAGGTATTTTTGGCTTATGCTTGTCTTGCATGGTCAAGTTGActcagttttttctttttaatgaataataattttattgaaagaaaagagcAAAGCCTTTgtacacgaaaagtatacaagagagacccTTACCCTAAAGGCGtttacaatataaaaaattgattcatTTCTTTAGCACGTTGGACTTACGGTCCTCAAAGAGATACTGATtcatttctctccaaatactCCACATTAAGAAAGCCAGAATAACTTTCCATATGGCCTCTTTGGGATGTCCTCGCCCTGGGGTTGTCCAACAATGAAGCAGCTCTAGAATGTTACTAGACATAGCCCACGAAATCCTGAATAAGCTAGGAACCAAGTGCCAAAGATCACTAGTGTACTCACAATGAATGAGAACGTGATTTACTGTCTCCTCATTCTTTTTGCATAGATTACACCAATTTACAAGAGTGAAGCCCTACCTTCTAAGGTTATCAACTGTGAGAATTCTACCCAAAGTTTCCGTCCATATGAAGAAAGCAATGCAGGGCGGGGCCTTAACCTTCCAAACACTTTTCCAGGGGAATGGACAAGGAAGTTGGCTCTCAAAGTTACTTAGGCATTCTCTAtcatacaaaagaaaagaagaaatattggTATTCTCTTGCATGTTAGTTTTATCTCCTGTAATCAGTAGTTTAGATGGTTTTGTTGCTGGCAAGCAATTGTCTTATGTTAATGTCCTCCTCCCACCACCACGCCTTTTTTTTCTGCAATAATTTTAATGTTGTTTAATTAAAGTGTGACTttgtgtaattaattaattgactttTATCTCACTATCTTGTTCTTGTCTTACTCTTATCTAGTTGCTTAATGGATCATCTTCTTTACCTTATGTCAACATGCAGCTTCCTACTCTTTGGAAATACAACAAAATGAGCATGCTTAATCTTGTTGCGAGCCTTGTGAAGGTATGCTGTAGTTTGAATGCTAACCTTTTTCATATGAAATAGCATAGACTATCTGAGCCTTGTGAATGATAACATAGACCTAAGTGTTCCTTGCAGTTTCTGTAGTAGATTATCTGATGAAATAATTATCATGGTGCACATTCCATGATAAATACTTGTCGAAAAATATTGGCCTAGATCATATACTGTATATGACACATTTAGAATTACCATTAGAGCAGGGTTACAGGAGTTGGAGAAGATCTACTTGTCATGGGGTGGATGCCTAACTCTAATCAAGAGTACGTCTACCTACATACTTCTTGTCCCTTTTTCCTTTACCAGCTGGTATAGCTAAGAGATTGGAGTGTCTCCGAAGAAACCTTTTTTGGGATGGACTTGGTGGTGAGCATAAGTTTCATCGGGTGAACTTGAAGACTATATGCTCCCCATTTTCTAGAGTCGGGTTGGGAGTTAAAAATCTCATGATGTTCAATAAAGCTCTACTGGGGAAATGGCTCTGGAGATTTATGCAAGAGGAGAATTCTTTTAGAGATCTCTTTTGGATTGGGCTGTAATTTATGTTCCTAATTTCACCTTTTCGAATCTTTTAGATCTAgttaactttttagattttcgaCACCTTTAGGTCGGGTTGCATATCTTGTATTCTCTTTGTGTACTAAggttttacctttttttattcaataaagtattattcataaaaaaaaaaaaaaaaaaaaaattactattaggcTGTTTTAGTTATGCAATATTTTTGTATTGTTGATTTCACAGTGCATGAATAGTTTATCCATATGACTTTATCTCGTTAGACAGGAGTACATGGAAGAATCTTTTCATCGGACAGTGGAAGGCCACTCCCAGGCTCTATTACTGTAAAGGGTATAAATCTCACGGTATGTTCGGTCTAAACTTCAATCATGAATTGTTAAACATTTAAAGCTCTCTTCTAAACTTTTATTCATTAATTTGACAAAGTGGCGGTTGAGTTCTTCTTCTGTTTCATAAGGTGCGCTTTGGTGTCTCCTAAACTTTATTGACAGGTCAAAGCAGGAAGAACGTTTGCTGATTACCATCGCTTGCTTGCTCCAGGAGGGCGATATGAAGGTATTGTACTTCCTAACCATGATTTAAAGTTCCATGTGGATATGAATTTGGCTAATCTAGTAAACAAATGGATAGtatatattgatatatatatatatatatatatatataatggacgAGAAGATATGTAGGTACCACAAtgatagtaaaaaaaaaagggccccTAAATTCTCAACTATCTGACCACTGCATTTATGAATCGAGATATATGTGCCGTCTTGCTTTATATGCATGCAACAATTTTCTTATGTTTCCTTTTGTTTCAAGATAGCATTTCTGATCTTGATAAATCGACTTTGATTGCAGTTATAGCCAATATGCCTGGGTACAAATCGAGAAACACGTGTATCTGGTTGGAAGAAGCTGCAATGACATTGGATTTTGTTCTTGATCCAGAAGTCATACTCATGGGGAATCTACCACGAAGTGGCTATCCGAGCAGGCTTGAATTTGTTGACTTTCTTTGGGGTTCCCACCTGcgagtttttgtgattttgatgATTGTTGTAGGATTTCTTTATCTCTTACTTCTTCGGAGAAGGAACACTAACCTTTCAAAACATAGACACTTGGGAGGGCAAAAAATTGCGGGTGGGGTATAagcctcttaattttttttgcctttgcGAAAGCTGATATATTTTACATcaggaaaaatacaaaaattaaatctttCCCCTTCATTAGAAagcatccttttttttttggatgaatgattaaaattttatataaacaaaacaaatctttAAGCATCCATTGCTTGGCTGCTGCAAGTTTGTATtatcatatatgttttgtatttcTTGTATGAGTAATACTAAATATTGACTCCCATCCCACTAGGTTGATGTGGCAATGTCCATCGGCCATTGGATTTGATCTCAGTAAAATGGGAGTTGAGTATGTAGCCTTCTTACTCTTCTTGGATATAGCCAGACTTCTATTTTGTTTGCTGGACCAGAACAATTCGTATCTCCTATATCATTACTGTAATTTATAATACAGatttgtaaaggaaaaaaaagaagaaagaaaggaaaaggaaagaaaataaataatttataatatcgatttattttaataattacctAAAACCCTCCTAGGGTTtctctactttatttttttttccttgggttttgatttgtattacAGGAAgtacatgtggttttgataaagaccaaattagtctTTCTGtcaattgaccgttagttgacttaacggaaatgaTACATGGACCAATTAAATTTGGCCACTTGTCatgtaatttattatatatatatataatattttttcagaaaaacaaaaaatagaaaagaagaaaagaaaaattggggtTGCCGAAACCCCACCCCCTTGGCCCCttagagccacccccaatttttcttcttcctttttattttttttatttttttgaaaaaatatatttttttttttttataaaaaataaattacatgacACGTGGCAAgatttaattggtccacgtgtaatttctgttaagtcaactaacggttaaCTAACGGAAtgaccaatttggtctttatcaaaattatAGGTATCTCCTGTAATACAAATTAAacctagggaaaaaaaaaaaaaaaaaaaaagtagtgaaaCCCTAAAGAGTTTTTAGGTAgttaacccaaataaaaaataaaaaatgtaagatTAGTCAAAGATAAAAAATGTAAGATTAGTCAAAGACTTGCTTAAGATATCTGGTGTGAAAGTAAAAATTACCAGAATTTTAATTACCTTAGACTAGAGTaatagttgtgaaataaaaatattatttctagCATTTATTCTTtgagaaatattaaaaattatatttttattttacaactatCTCACAACGTTGATGTGGCAGTCACAACTAAtgcttagaatttttttataataagaatTGATTAAAGAGTTAGTTATGACCACATTAgtattatataataattgtgataaaaatgtattaatttctagcatttctcttcttccCTACACAAACGTCAAGCCACGGAAATCAACATAAAACAAGGGACGTGGGAAAACGTCAGAAAGATAACCTCTTCATTATTACTTATTGCATGAGAAAAGAGACGTATGACTGAGTTGGTATACAGTGACGCAAAACCTGCATACTTCCAAGTATGTAGAGCCACTGGTTAGCTGCAACCATAAAATTTAAGCACAGAAACCCACTTTGAGTAGGGCTATTTCTATGAAGAATTACAACATCAGTTAACAAGTTCAATGATCTAATTGGTTTCAAGTTCTGACGATGCAATTTCAATATAGAAACCCCAGAAACAGTATCTGAAGAGAGAGCTAGCTGATGATGCTTTTCCTGATTTAAGCTGATAATTTTTGAAGGAGATGAATTCAACATGGTGAGCTAAAGTTGATCCTTGAAAGAGGTTGGGTTTTGAGAAGATGGGGTATTCCTTTGGGCAAGTATTTGTTTTGTCCTTTCAAGAACACCAAAGAAAATTGAACCGCCAAGACCTATCCACAGCACTCTTGGTCCAATACCCTGCagaaaaacacccaaaaacaaTGTCATACTTTTGCAAGATATTTTAGTCTTGTGCTATATAACTTTCACTACACGCAAAATGCCATGTTTAAATCGAGAATCACCGTACTAgaacacaaatttcaatttcaatgaagtcgggattttttttttttttttcttaatacaaATGATTCGTACGAATACTTCTGCAACTACATGCAGTAGTTCAAATAAAATGACCATCATTTATTTGTTTCCCCAAAATGATTAGAGAATGAAAGCATTCTTGTACATGTTTCTTCATTGTACACTTCCTTTCACTAGATCAAAGTGGTGTGATGTAATTGTTTGATATTTCAcaaatgtgagagaaaaaagaaaagaaaaaaagaagcaataaaTCTGGTGGCTTGTTTGCTGCCAGAGTACGGGGAAAAAGGGTGTTACAAAAAATCTTTGACATGTTCCAGTATTCCCAAGTTAATTACTGCAAAGTTTGGGCCAAAGCTCATTAGCAAACCATATCCAACATCCCTACATTGTATAACATTTACTCAAGCTACTCAGAAGAAGAAAGTGGCATATCCTGTTCTGTTGAGGACTCAAACACAAGATCTTCTATCTGTATTATTATTCCATTTAGATCAAGATTTCCTAATGAAGGGCATACAAAATAAAGTGAGAAAAACATTAGAATAGTAGGATGAAATTAAAGCTTATAAAGATACCATATCTCCACTATTTCCGTCATCGTTATGGATATATTAGCAACTAAGGCATATTTAGGAAAGCAGACGTATAACCTCAATGGagttttcataatttatttGTGCAAcgagagaaaaaggaaatggaTACCCCACTTTGATATCATGTTTTTGGGGTACAAAAAAGATAACAAAGATTGGACAAACCTTCAGAAGAGCACGAGTTCCTTCTTCTTTCACAATAGTCCTAACACAATCGCAAATCCCATTGTACTGGTTTGCTGACCCCTGCAACAGGTTCacagagagagtgagagagagaaactattTACTGATTTccttcaaagaagaaaatgagaaagcaGATTTTCAGTACCTGAACCATTAATCTTGTTTTGATCACATCAAGAGGAGTAGTTACAGCCCCAGTTATTGCTCCTAGAGTAAATGAGATTTTACAGGAGATTTTCATAAACGCAAAGCATTACATATAAGCATAATAAGCAAGATATATGCACTGGGACACTTATAGCAATGatattaaatgcattacaacttaatttatttcaatatataaTGGAATAAAAAAGATATTGATCAATACCTTTTGATGAGGTCCCATGTTTATGATTGTTATATTGCTAAGCTATGGTACATCTGGTGGTGCAATTTCAAAATTCTCTCGCGCTATCAAACAAAAAGCACGCAGGTTCAAGTCTAGCGAACATCCCTTGAGTAGTTCCCTCTTGTATTATCGAATAAATTGCATAACATGAATAAGATGAGGCTGCTATACCCAAATTATTTTCTGGAAATCCCAAATTATTTCTAGtttgatgatttatttttttaaaatattttttgtttttggttacgTGTTTCTTTTAAATAGGTTTTGTGTACTTGGGTGTGCCATTTGGTTCTTAATGAaatttgattacttatcaaaacatTTATTGGCAACTTGGAAAAATTTGGGAATACAAAGGTGAGTAACTTTCTTTAGGGaaacaattttttgttcaatgttatgttttttaaatgacaacAGTATATTTACTTCGAAACTAGTCATAACAGTGAAGGATGTTATATTATCAACAAACTCTAAGGACTCAtttggtttgcgaaatagaCTCCTGAAATTGAATAGCTATTCCATATGAAGgtattcttttatttagtagAGGGCCTATTCttaggaatagctattcccatAAGAATAACTATTCAGCAATGGCGGAAtaaatgttttccaaaaaaaaaaaaccaatatcggtttttattttctttcaaagttaaaaaaataaaaactaaaacaataaATCATGGAAATCAGTGGGTGGCTGCTGGCCAccctttgttctttttctttttttttttttttccaatttgaaagaaaataaaaaacaatatggttttttttggtaattttgattcaattgcAATTATAGTATATGTGTTGTCACTAAAAGgaataggaataactattccattcCATCCTCCTCTATTCCCAGTAATAACTATTAATTTTCCTAACAGAATACCCATTCTAAGTACCAAACGAGGCCTATAAGTGAGCATATTCAAGCTAAACCGCAAGAACAAACAACCGGAAGAATCGCAAAGATAAACTCAAAAGTTGTTTGGGAAGTTAAGTTACCAGCAAAAGCACCAATTATTGCATTCTCAGGATCGTTCAGTTCTCTTCTTGCCtgaagaaaaggtaaaccttaATCACTTTTACATATAATGTAGAAAGACTAATTAGCAGAatatttggaaaagaaaatgtaaatagAATGAAGTTGCTCAGCTTTTGTGGACCATGTTCAAACATTCTCTAGCTCTGACTTTCCATTTTTGAGGTTTTCTAATTTAGAtaacttccttttcttttctacttTAGTTAcatatttttcattcttctctGGATgacttaattttctttatttagacTAATAAAATCCTTCCTCACGTCCTTCAAGTAAAGAGAATCCATCTAGGAGTGGACACAGTTTGCATTATAAGGTAAACTTACCGCTAACCTATATCCTATTCGGAGCTGCTCATAGATGCAGAACTGCATGGCATCGAATGGCAAATCCCGCAATAAGAAGGATCCATACCCCTacaatctcaaaaaaaaaaaggtcaggaCATATGCACAAATGAAACTCATAAACTAACAGCAAGTAGagttcacatatataaagaTTTACGTTaggtcatgacaaaagaaaCCTAGTTTGATGCTTGCCTAGTCCTGCACAGAACATCAGACCCTTATCTTATAACAAGTGACCTAAGGTATCCCCCCAAGGAGAAGTTTGCAAGCATCAACCATGTAACCTAGATTGAAGACTGGGAAGATAAATCTTAAATGAGAAAGGTGAGCATTATATACCACATAAAGGCCTTTAAAACCCTCCTTAGCAACAATGAGACGGACAGCATCAGGGGCTGAAGCAAATTGCCCGGTTTGCATCCTTTGCTTTACAACCTGAGAAGAATTCTAATGGTTAAAAACCTAGAAAGCAAGAAGGGAAGGGGTACTAAGGCGTAATATTAAGTACCTCTGTTGGCACACGGACAAGAGAAGAAGCAGCACCTCCAATTGCACCTGCAGTCTGAATGAAGTCTGAATACCTACTAAGATAACAAGCAGGCTCTATCCAGTACATTGAAAGTGAAAGTTGTTTCTATTATCTCTATTACAAGAAACGAGATCTGAAATGCGGCAAAATGGTTCTACTAATCctaggataaaaaaaatgatacaggTGAATAAGAAATCCATTTTCATTGTGATGAAGTCCATCTTTAAAGGTTTATGGAAAGGACCACATCAGGTACCCTCAGGTATATACCCAAGTAAGAACAGGATAATATATTCATCTACCATAGGACCTTGAATATTGGAATACAAAGACATCTCATCATAAACAATGCCAGTAAAAGCATGCAGTAAAGAGCCATCCGGTTATGTCTCTAGGTGTTGAACCAGAGACATGAAGCTCTTGCCTTCATTGGGGTTGGGTTTTTATGGATAACTAGGGAGGGCTACCCTTCATTATGTAGCCCATTGTACCCTTAGCTACAGGCGCAAAAATCCTGTGTTGATGCAGTTATAAAGTGTCAGGTCAATGAAGAAACTTTTGCTACGACAGTCTAGCAACATGAAGATTGTCAGTTCTCGTATATGGTCAGTTAGAATAATTACCAAGTGAGCTAATGCACTAAGGTTTTCAGGGAAGGACTTCAGCAATTTCTGCTTTGTAGGTTCGTATACGCCAACAAATATAGCAGAAGCCCTGTGGAGAATAGAGAAGTATATCAGCCATGTCTCACATAATAAGGAAACGTAAGCATTTAATGAACACTGGAAagataggaaaaaataattagaaagtGTCCTCAGAAATGTTCTCAAGCATTATGTAGATTCATGAGCACTTTTTCAAGCATTCAgcttaaaagaattaaaaaaattcaggcTCAAATGTGGCATCCCTAGCCCCTCAAATAAGAGACAAACAATGAAATGACCCACACTCTGTATTGTGGAAGACAGTTCATGAAGCAATAGAAAATTCACTAAGAATCAAGCCTGCataaagacaaaacaaaatcacagcaaaaaatactataaaaaatttgagcATGAGGATATTGAAGattgaaatatttattaataGGTTTTTACTCGAACAAACAATGTATCAAAAGATTAAGCAAATGAGTGAGATGTCTTGCTATATCAAAACAAACTCTTATCAT from Corylus avellana chromosome ca6, CavTom2PMs-1.0 includes the following:
- the LOC132184697 gene encoding carboxypeptidase SOL1; the encoded protein is MIIITGMKLLFSLLIVSLSLSSSLHPTFARGSQHASLPSGFEYSSYVGSARHLFEENRFHISDEVAQGYMTNSDLEKAVKAFGQRCSNISRIYSIGKSVNGVPLWVIEISDKPGEEEAEPAFKYIGNVHGDEPVGRELLLFLANWICDNYLEDPLARTIVENVHLHILPSMNPDGFSLRRRGNANNVDLNRDFPDQFFLINDDVNVRQPETMAVMSWLRKIHFTASASLHGGALVANYPWDGTWDKRTTYFGCPDDETFQFMASTYSRSHYNMSLSKEFKGGITNGAAWYPIYGGMQDWNYIHSGCFELTLEISDNKWPSANELPTLWKYNKMSMLNLVASLVKTGVHGRIFSSDSGRPLPGSITVKGINLTVKAGRTFADYHRLLAPGGRYEVIANMPGYKSRNTCIWLEEAAMTLDFVLDPEVILMGNLPRSGYPSRLEFVDFLWGSHLRVFVILMIVVGFLYLLLLRRRNTNLSKHRHLGGQKIAGGV
- the LOC132184169 gene encoding S-adenosylmethionine carrier 1, chloroplastic/mitochondrial-like isoform X1, with product MHAKSSQKDSADALVCNMRSSQKESDKIASVIAGESKQTDFLRVFYEGVIAGGVAGVIVETALYPIDTIKTRLQAAHGGGKIILKGLYSGLAGNIAGVLPASAIFVGVYEPTKQKLLKSFPENLSALAHLTAGAIGGAASSLVRVPTEVVKQRMQTGQFASAPDAVRLIVAKEGFKGLYVGYGSFLLRDLPFDAMQFCIYEQLRIGYRLAARRELNDPENAIIGAFAGAITGAVTTPLDVIKTRLMVQGSANQYNGICDCVRTIVKEEGTRALLKGIGPRVLWIGLGGSIFFGVLERTKQILAQRNTPSSQNPTSFKDQL
- the LOC132184169 gene encoding S-adenosylmethionine carrier 1, chloroplastic/mitochondrial-like isoform X2 — protein: MRKVLRKTQLMHWCAICVAPKRSQIRLHQSLQERASKLIFYVFSTAAHGGGKIILKGLYSGLAGNIAGVLPASAIFVGVYEPTKQKLLKSFPENLSALAHLTAGAIGGAASSLVRVPTEVVKQRMQTGQFASAPDAVRLIVAKEGFKGLYVGYGSFLLRDLPFDAMQFCIYEQLRIGYRLAARRELNDPENAIIGAFAGAITGAVTTPLDVIKTRLMVQGSANQYNGICDCVRTIVKEEGTRALLKGIGPRVLWIGLGGSIFFGVLERTKQILAQRNTPSSQNPTSFKDQL